One stretch of Pigmentiphaga aceris DNA includes these proteins:
- a CDS encoding winged helix-turn-helix domain-containing protein — protein sequence MEKEPGLIPEVRFRLRIRQGESIAVGPGKIALLEAIQVHGSISAAARSLGMSYRRAWLLIEELNKALNSPATSSEQGGQRGGGSLLTPVGAEIIRLYRAIERDAYQACADDIGTLTSLLKGA from the coding sequence ATGGAAAAAGAGCCTGGCTTGATCCCCGAGGTGCGTTTTCGCCTGCGCATTCGGCAGGGCGAGAGCATTGCGGTCGGCCCTGGCAAGATCGCGTTGCTGGAAGCCATTCAGGTGCACGGATCGATCTCGGCGGCAGCGCGCAGCCTGGGCATGTCCTACCGACGCGCCTGGTTGCTCATCGAAGAATTGAATAAGGCACTGAACTCACCCGCCACGTCTTCCGAGCAAGGTGGCCAGCGCGGCGGTGGCAGCTTGCTGACGCCGGTCGGTGCCGAGATCATTCGCCTGTACCGCGCCATTGAACGCGATGCCTATCAGGCCTGCGCAGACGACATCGGCACGCTGACGTCCTTGCTCAAAGGCGCGTGA